One Megalops cyprinoides isolate fMegCyp1 chromosome 17, fMegCyp1.pri, whole genome shotgun sequence DNA window includes the following coding sequences:
- the LOC118791949 gene encoding jun dimerization protein 2-like: MMPGQLPDPSLTAGSLPSLGPLAGISATTLTDQLKLADLRALGGVLSPLHFLGRLGKRPGSIKEERDEDEERRKRRREKNKVAAARCRNKKKERTDFLQRESERLEVLNSELKAQIEELKHERQQLIVMLNRHRPTCIVRTDSVKTPEGEANPLLEQLGAK, encoded by the exons ATGATGCCAGGCCAGctccctgacccctccctgaCAGCTGGCTCTCTCCCCAGCCTCGGCCCCCTGGCCGGGATCTCCGCCACCACGCTGACCGACCAGCTCAAGCTCGCCGACCTTCGAGCCCTTGGGGGTGTGCTCTCCCCCCTACACTTCCTGGGGAGGCTGGGCAAGAGGCCCGGGTCTATCAAGGAGGAG AgggatgaggatgaggagaggaggaaacgAAGGCGAGAGAAGAACAAGGTGGCTGCAGCGCGGTGTCGGAATAAAAAGAAGGAGAGGACGGACTTTCTGCAGCGG GAGTCGGAGCGGCTGGAGGTCCTGAACTCAGAGCTGAAGGCTCAGATCGAGGAGCTCAAGCATGAGCGGCAGCAGCTGATCGTCATGCTGAACCGCCACCGCCCCACCTGCATCGTGCGGACCGACAGCGTCAAGACCCCCGAGGGCGAGGCCAACCccctgctggagcagctgggaGCCAAATGA